A stretch of Henckelia pumila isolate YLH828 chromosome 4, ASM3356847v2, whole genome shotgun sequence DNA encodes these proteins:
- the LOC140864277 gene encoding putative late blight resistance protein homolog R1C-3 gives MAAAYASLLSLGHILDHLLQHPPRHMAVLDKSQIDSLLQSITFLQEFLEEFPLTRREEIQELEEKMARSAYAAEDVIESLVLDQILEDSKAGSERSSSTLFCQDLQRVIEEFDSMKKDAMMINETEGITIMEQPRQSGTAGSFIQGASDGKNTMVGFDEDLIQIMDTLIGDESNLQILPIVGMGGIGKTTLAKNVFEHPLIVQHFDLHAWVTISQQYSVREILLGLLKDVGVLAGESEEITQEHDDELGLRVHKSLFDRRYFIVMDDIWIIEVWDGIRRFLPENSNGSRILVTTRLSNVADSFCSCTPQELHFLDDDKSWTLFHDKVFGKESCPPKLEEVGKTIVRNCRGLPLAVVAISGLLAKSSGTVEYWEFVANDTSAALNMGGDGLCYEVLSLSYKHLPVYLKPCFLYMAIFPADHKIRISRLVKLWIGEGILKPTRSRSLEEIAEDYLKDLIERNLIMIHEYGSRNKMKTCTIHDLLRDLCLREAAKEKFLCVTMKHSLNEHIRIINDERVLMFTRSSKKVELESKFEKRGVQKMFHVCSREKMVRFVNSRYIDFTHEMFENLLHTIKSVSLLWNLQTVTISGATPITLPAEIWEMPQLRHLIRKEGSFELSGPPSTKSKNGRRDIIVLKNLQTLSRMWKFRCTDEVVHRMPNLRKLGITFDFSFGWDCYEVNNFSHLCNLESLLLGRIDKNLLQNLRFPCSLKKLVLERCAACWEDLTVVGSLPHLEVLYLKFVKGREWNPMEGQFLGLKSLRIEHTKLAEWVADSSHFPCLEKLKLVFLRYLKEIPYGIGEIHTLRSISIEFCSHSANTSANKIKEEQRNLGNYDLHVRVLSFTL, from the coding sequence ATGGCAGCAGCTTATGCGTCTCTCCTCTCCCTCGGACATATTCTTGACCATTTATTGCAACACCCACCACGCCATATGGCTGTTCTTGACAAATCCCAGATCGATTCTCTGCTTCAAAGTATCACTTTCCTGCAAGAATTTCTTGAAGAATTTCCGCTGACAAGGAGGGAAGAGATTCAGGAATTGGAGGAAAAAATGGCAAGATCAGCATATGCAGCAGAAGATGTCATTGAAAGTCTTGTGTTGGATCAAATTCTTGAAGATTCTAAAGCTGGAAGTGAAAGGAGCAGCTCCACTCTGTTCTGTCAAGATTTGCAGAGagtgatagaagaatttgattcTATGAAGAAGGATGCGATGATGATCAATGAAACTGAAGGGATAACAATCATGGAGCAGCCAAGACAATCTGGGACTGCTGGTTCTTTCATACAAGGTGCATCCGATGGCAAGAATACTATGGTGGGATTTGATGAAGATTTGATTCAAATAATGGACACACTCATTGGTGACGAATCAAATCTCCAGATTCTTCCCATTGTTGGGATGGGTGGCATTGGGAAAACTACCCTTGCCAAAAATGTTTTCGAACATCCATTAATTGTGCAGCACTTTGATCTTCATGCTTGGGTTACAATATCTCAACAATACAGTGTGCGCGAAATACTTTTAGGCCTATTGAAAGATGTCGGAGTTCTTGCAGGGGAAAGTGAAGAAATCACTCAAGAGCATGACGATGAATTAGGATTACGTGTACATAAAAGTCTGTTTGATAGAAGATATTTCATTGTAATGGATGACATATGGATCATCGAGGTTTGGGATGGCATAAGGAGGTTCTTGCCGGAGAATAGTAATGGCAGTCGAATCCTGGTAACTACAAGACTGTCAAATGTGGCTGATAGTTTTTGCTCATGTACACCTCAAGAACTACATTTTCTAGACGATGATAAAAGTTGGACTTTGTTTCATGACAAAGTGTTTGGAAAAGAAAGTTGCCCTCCTAAGTTAGAAGAAGTAGGAAAGACAATTGTGAGAAACTGTAGAGGACTTCCTCTAGCCGTAGTTGCTATTAGCGGACTTCTTGCAAAGAGTAGCGGAACAGTTGAATATTGGGAGTTTGTTGCTAATGACACTAGTGCAGCATTAAATATGGGAGGCGATGGGCTCTGTTATGAGGTATTATCTTTAAGTTATAAACACTTGCCTGTTTATCTGAAGCCATGTTTCCTTTATATGGCGATATTTCCAGCAGACCACAAGATTAGAATTTCAAGGCTAGTTAAACTATGGATAGGGGAGGGCATTCTTAAACCGACAAGAAGTAGAAGTTTGGAAGAAATTGCAGAGGATTATTTAAAAGATCTAATAGAAAGAAATCTCATTATGATTCATGAATACGGGTCtagaaacaaaatgaaaactTGCACCATCCATGATCTCTTAAGAGACCTATGCCTCAGGGAAGCTGCAAAGGAGAAATTTCTTTGTGTCACTATGAAGCATAGCCTCAACGAGCACATCAGAATCATCAATGACGAGCGTGTGCTTATGTTTACGCGAAGCTCCAAGAAAGTGGAATTAGAATCCAAGTTTGAAAAGCGAGGAGTACAGAAAATGTTTCATGTCTGCTCTCGTGAAAAAATGGTGCGATTTGTTAACTCTAGATACATTGATTTCACGCATGAAATGTTTGAGAATCTGCTGCATACCATAAAATCTGTATCCCTACTATGGAATCTGCAGACTGTTACCATTTCTGGTGCGACACCAATAACTCTACCAGCTGAAATATGGGAAATGCCACAACTCAGGCATCTAATAAGGAAAGAGGGAAGCTTTGAATTGTCTGGTCCTCCAAGCACCAAGAGCAAAAATGGCAGGCGAGATATTATTGTTCTGAAAAACCTGCAAACACTCTCTAGAATGTGGAAATTCAGGTGTACTGATGAGGTCGTTCATAGAATGCCAAACTTAAGAAAACTGGGAATCACTTTCGACTTTAGCTTTGGATGGGATTGCTACGAAGTTAACAATTTTTCCCATTTATGTAATCTCGAATCACTTCTCTTAGGCCGTATTGACAAGAATCTGCTGCAAAATCTCCGCTTTCCATGTTCGCTCAAGAAGTTGGTTTTGGAAAGATGCGCAGCGTGTTGGGAAGATTTGACGGTGGTTGGCTCACTGCCTCATCTTGAAGTTCTCTATTTGAAGTTTGTCAAAGGGCGTGAATGGAATCCTATGGAAGGACAATTCCTTGGATTGAAGTCCTTGAGAATTGAACATACAAAGCTTGCGGAGTGGGTAGCAGACAGCTCTCACTTCCCATGCCTTGAGAAACTTAAACTCGTGTTTCTTCGATACTTAAAGGAAATCCCATATGGTATTGGAGAAATACACACACTCAGATCCATTTCGATAGAATTCTGTAGTCATTCAGCCAACACTTCTGCAAATAAGATAAAAGAGGAACAACGAAACCTTGGAAATTATGATCTTCATGTTCGTGTGCTTAGTTTTACACTTTAA
- the LOC140864824 gene encoding putative late blight resistance protein homolog R1A-3 encodes MPVNQRITQLLGKKSQIDFETLRNQRSTMAAYASLLSLGHILDHILQHPPRQTAVLDKAQVDSLLEIIIFLQEFLEDFSLIRRDEIQGLEDKIARTANAAEDIIESRVVDQILGDAEAASERSSSTLFCQDLQNVIQEFDSMKKDAMKINETEGIKIIETAGSFIRGASDSKNTMVGFDKDLIQIVDTLTGDQSNLQILSIVGMGGIGKTTLAKNVFENPLIVQHFDRRAWVTVSQQFSVHELLLGLIKDVGVPAGENEREITRKNDGELGLCLHKSLSDRRYLIVMDDIWSIEVWDGIKRFLPNYSNGSRVLVTTRLSNVADSLCSCTPQELHFLDDDKSWTLFHDKVFGKESCPPELEEAGKTIVRNCKGLPLAIVAIGGLLAKSSRTLEYWEYVANDTSAALNMGGDGLCFEVLYLSYKHLPVHLKPCFLYMATFPEDSKIKISRLVKLWIAEGILKPIGSRSLEEIGEDNLKDLTDRNLIQVHDYGSRNKIKTCTIHDLLRDLCLKEAQKEKFLCVASVNSHPRSIDNKRRLVIHQQSPDEGEFHEQVFDAMNLLSCTRSLICQGFKCTEIKLPVCLRLLRVLSMLDVYSSVTETLQLVNLRYNYFESPTYKELLNILESLALLWNLQTVTIAGIVSFTESPINLPAEIWEMVQLRHLKMEEGDFYLPDPPSTNGENSRRDITVLKNLQTLYKIRNFRCTEEVVGRLPNLKKLGITYTQFPSGFGWDYYEVYNLAHLRNLESLFLDSAEENVLQHICFPHDSLKKLTLRKCGVSWEDLSVVGSLPHLEVLHLMDGAVIGSEWNPVEGEFLELKCLRMKLLDVEEWIAESSHFPCLEKLQLELLPFLEEIPYGIGEIQTLQSISLTYCSDSANSSAKKIQEEQQELGNYELQVHVREYSLGSLAMTVIDGVMEFGKTVWDSFRFW; translated from the coding sequence ATGCCAGTAAACCAACGCATCACTCAATTATTGGGCAAGAAATCTCAGATTGATTTTGAAACACTGAGAAATCAGAGATCAACAATGGCAGCTTATGCATCACTGCTCTCTCTCGGACACATTCTTGACCATATACTGCAACACCCACCGCGCCAAACGGCTGTTCTTGACAAAGCCCAGGTCGATTCTCTCCTGGAAATTATCATTTTCCTGCAAGAGTTTCTTGAAGATTTTTCACTGATAAGGAGGGATGAGATTCAGGGATTGGAGGATAAAATTGCAAGGACAGCAAATGCAGCAGAAGATATCATTGAAAGCCGTGTGGTGgatcaaattcttggagatgCTGAAGCTGCAAGTGAAAGGAGCAGCTCCACTCTGTTCTGTCAAGATTTGCAGAATGTGATACAAGAATTTGATTCTATGAAGAAGGATGCGATGAAGATCAATGAAACTGAAGGGATAAAAATCATCGAGACTGCTGGTTCTTTCATACGAGGTGCATCTGATAGCAAGAATACTATGGTGGGATTTGATAAAGATTTGATTCAAATAGTGGACACACTCACTGGGGACCAATCAAATCTCCAGATTCTCTCCATCGTCGGGATGGGTGGCATCGGCAAGACCACCCTCGCCAAAAATGTTTTCGAAAATCCATTAATCGTGCAGCACTTTGATCGTCGTGCTTGGGTTACAGTATCTCAACAATTTAGTGTGCACGAACTACTTTTAGGCCTAATAAAAGATGTCGGAGTTCCTGCAGGGGAAAATGAACGAGAAATTACTCGAAAGAATGATGGTGAATTGGGATTATGTCTACATAAAAGTTTGTCTGATAGAAGATATTTGATTGTAATGGATGACATATGGAGTATCGAGGTTTGGGATGGCATAAAGAGGTTCTTGCCGAATTATAGTAATGGTAGTCGAGTCCTGGTAACTACAAGACTATCAAACGTGGCTGATAGTTTATGTTCGTGTACCCCTCAAGAGCTACATTTTCTAGACGATGATAAAAGTTGGACTTTGTTTCATGACAAAGTGTTTGGAAAAGAAAGTTGCCCTCCTGAGTTAGAGGAAGCAGGAAAGACAATTGTGAGAAATTGTAAAGGACTCCCTCTAGCCATTGTTGCTATTGGCGGACTTCTCGCAAAGTCTAGTCGAACACTTGAATATTGGGAGTATGTTGCTAATGATACAAGTGCAGCATTGAATATGGGAGGTGATGGGCTCTGTTTTGAGGTATTATATTTAAGTTACAAGCACTTACCTGTTCATCTAAAACCGTGTTTTCTTTATATGGCAACATTTCCGGAAGACAGTAAGATTAAAATTTCAAGGCTCGTTAAATTATGGATAGCTGAGGGGATTCTTAAACCGATAGGATCAAGAAGTTTGGAGGAAATTGGAGAGGATAATTTAAAAGATCTAACAGATAGAAATCTCATTCAGGTCCATGATTACGGGTCTAGAAACAAAATCAAAACTTGTACCATCCATGATCTCTTGAGAGACCTTTGCCTCAAGGAAGCTCAAAAGGAGAAATTTCTTTGTGTCGCTAGTGTTAACAGTCATCCCAGAAGCATCGATAATAAACGTCGGCTTGTTATTCATCAGCAAAGCCCCGATGAAGGGGAATTTCATGAACAGGTCTTTGATGCCATGAATTTACTATCATGTACACGTTCATTAATATGTCAAGGATTCAAATGCACTGAAATAAAGCTGCCTGTTTGTTTGAGACTGCTAAGAGTACTCAGCATGCTTGATGTCTACTCCTCCGTCACAGAAACTCTACAACTAGTTAACTTGAGATACAATTATTTCGAGTCTCCAACGTATAAAGAGCTGTTGAATATTTTAGAATCTCTAGCATTACTATGGAATCTGCAGACTGTTACCATTGCTGGTATCGTGAGTTTTACTGAGTCGCCAATAAATCTACCGGCTGAAATATGGGAAATGGTACAGCTGAGACATCTAAAAATGGAAGAAGGGGACTTTTATCTGCCTGATCCTCCTAGCACCAACGGCGAAAATAGCAGGCGAGATATTACCGTTTTGAAAAACCTGCAAACACTCTATAAGATAAGGAATTTCAGGTGTACAGAAGAGGTTGTTGGTAGACTCCCAAACTTAAAAAAACTGGGAATCACTTACACACAATTCCCAAGTGGCTTTGGATGGGATTACTATGAAGTTTACAATCTTGCCCATTTACGCAATCTGGAATCACTTTTCTTAGACAGTGCTGAAGAGAATGTGCTGCAACATATATGCTTTCCACATGATTCGCTCAAGAAGTTGACTTTGCGAAAGTGCGGTGTGTCTTGGGAAGATTTGAGTGTGGTTGGCTCATTGCCTCATCTTGAAGTTCTCCATTTGATGGATGGAGCAGTCATAGGGAGTGAATGGAATCCAGTGGAAGGAGAATTCCTTGAATTGAAGTGCTTGAGAATGAAACTTCTAGATGTTGAGGAATGGATAGCAGAGAGCTCCCACTTCCCATGCCTTGAGAAACTTCAACTTGAGCTTCTTCCATTCTTGGAGGAAATCCCATATGGAATTGGTGAAATACAAACACTCCAATCAATTTCATTAACATACTGTAGTGATTCAGCCAATTCTTCTGCAAAGAAGATACAAGAAGAACAGCAAGAGCTTGGGAATTATGAGCTTCAGGTTCATGTTCGTGAATACAGCCTTGGCAGTCTAGCCATGACGGTCATCGATGGTGTTATGGAGTTTGGAAAGACTGTATGGGATTCTTTTCGTTTTTGGTAA